One Stenotrophomonas oahuensis genomic region harbors:
- a CDS encoding aspartate carbamoyltransferase catalytic subunit: MTATQLDSDGRLRHLLTLEGLPRETLLQLLDRAGQIRDAAVGRVGNKRQVLAGSAVCTLFFEPSTRTRSSFQLAAQRLGADVLNFDASTSSTRKGETACDTLKNLEAMGVRGFIVRHPDDGAVAALSQAAGEGTALINAGDGRSSHPTQGLLDMLTLRQAKGADFSKMKVLIVGDVKHSRVARTDLHALRTLGAGEIRVCGPQSLLPDDETLKGCIVGQDFDAMLEGVDALMMLRLQRERMEEGLVPSIEQYHAEYGLTADRLKRAGQDAAVLHPGPINRGVEVTDEVADGPQSWVLRQVANGVAVRMAVLETLLG, encoded by the coding sequence ATGACCGCCACGCAACTCGATTCCGATGGACGCCTGCGCCACCTGCTGACCCTGGAAGGTCTGCCCCGCGAAACCCTGTTGCAGCTGTTGGACCGTGCCGGCCAGATCCGCGATGCCGCGGTGGGGCGTGTCGGCAACAAGCGCCAGGTACTGGCCGGTTCGGCGGTGTGCACGCTGTTCTTCGAGCCCTCCACCCGCACCCGCAGCTCGTTCCAGTTGGCCGCGCAGCGGCTGGGCGCGGACGTGCTGAACTTCGACGCGTCCACCTCGTCCACGCGCAAGGGCGAAACTGCCTGCGACACCTTGAAGAATCTGGAAGCGATGGGCGTGCGCGGCTTCATCGTTCGTCACCCCGATGACGGTGCCGTGGCCGCGCTGTCGCAAGCGGCAGGCGAGGGCACCGCGCTGATCAATGCCGGTGACGGTCGCAGCTCGCACCCCACCCAGGGCCTGCTCGACATGCTGACCCTGCGTCAGGCCAAGGGCGCGGATTTCTCGAAGATGAAGGTGTTGATTGTCGGCGACGTGAAGCACTCGCGCGTGGCCCGCACCGACCTGCATGCGCTGCGTACGCTCGGTGCCGGCGAGATCCGCGTGTGCGGCCCGCAGTCGCTGCTGCCGGACGACGAGACCTTGAAGGGCTGCATCGTCGGCCAGGACTTCGACGCCATGCTGGAAGGCGTGGATGCGCTGATGATGCTGCGCCTGCAGCGCGAGCGCATGGAAGAAGGCCTGGTGCCATCGATCGAGCAATACCACGCCGAATACGGCCTGACCGCCGATCGCTTGAAGCGCGCCGGCCAGGACGCCGCCGTGCTGCACCCCGGTCCGATCAACCGCGGCGTGGAAGTCACCGACGAAGTCGCCGACGGCCCGCAGTCGTGGGTATTGCGCCAGGTCGCCAACGGCGTCGCCGTGCGCATGGCGGTGCTGGAGACGCTGCTGGGTTGA
- a CDS encoding REP-associated tyrosine transposase: MNSPRLRIGRVSMPNHAYELTMVCEHRRAWFDDPANARVVTALFPLLDAQGLSHSLAWVVMPDHVHWLFQLGNRPLSYVAQRFKSRSALMLNRLHLRNGRVWQTGYYDHCLRSETALRRHAFYVMENPVPGGLADRIGQYPYAWCRWPLEDDPR; this comes from the coding sequence ATGAACAGCCCTCGCCTACGCATCGGCCGCGTGTCGATGCCCAACCATGCATACGAATTGACCATGGTGTGCGAACATCGCCGCGCCTGGTTTGACGACCCCGCCAATGCACGCGTCGTTACCGCGCTGTTTCCACTGTTGGATGCTCAAGGACTCAGCCATTCACTGGCCTGGGTGGTGATGCCGGATCACGTGCATTGGTTGTTCCAACTGGGTAATCGGCCACTGTCGTACGTGGCGCAACGGTTCAAATCCCGAAGTGCGCTGATGTTGAACCGCTTGCACCTGCGGAATGGCCGCGTCTGGCAGACCGGGTATTACGATCACTGCCTGAGGTCGGAGACCGCTCTACGTCGGCACGCGTTCTACGTCATGGAGAACCCGGTCCCGGGCGGACTTGCTGATCGAATCGGGCAATACCCGTATGCGTGGTGTCGATGGCCCTTGGAAGACGATCCGAGGTAG
- a CDS encoding prolyl oligopeptidase family serine peptidase, protein MARRSMVWLLCAVALLMLAGCAPTREDPTGRFEARSVTLDGRSVHYQVFIPRGAHAQAGRLPVVLFLHGSGERGSNNHAQTEAGIGPYLRRHADTFPALVVLPQVPDDEEWSGDNNRAAIAALDAVITEFGADPARQYLTGMSMGGYGSWNIALDDPQRFAAIVPVCGAVLVPRAVRPTLFVEAVAREADPYAVMAQRLKDTPIWMFHGALDDVVKPDDDRRLKAAFDAAGAKDVRYTEYPQGNHNAWDATYADAQMWAWMLAQRQ, encoded by the coding sequence ATGGCACGACGTTCGATGGTCTGGCTGCTGTGCGCAGTGGCGCTGCTGATGCTGGCGGGCTGCGCACCAACACGTGAGGATCCAACGGGTCGTTTTGAAGCCCGCAGCGTGACGCTGGATGGGCGCAGCGTGCACTATCAGGTGTTCATCCCGCGCGGGGCCCACGCGCAGGCCGGGAGGCTTCCAGTAGTGCTGTTCCTGCACGGCTCGGGCGAGCGCGGCAGCAACAACCATGCCCAGACCGAGGCCGGCATCGGACCTTACCTTCGCCGCCACGCGGATACCTTCCCTGCGCTGGTGGTGCTGCCGCAGGTGCCGGATGACGAAGAGTGGTCGGGCGACAACAACCGTGCGGCGATTGCCGCCCTGGATGCGGTGATCACCGAATTCGGTGCCGACCCGGCGCGTCAGTACCTGACCGGCATGTCGATGGGCGGCTATGGCAGCTGGAACATCGCACTGGATGATCCGCAGCGCTTTGCCGCGATTGTGCCGGTATGCGGCGCGGTACTGGTGCCACGCGCGGTGCGCCCGACCCTGTTCGTCGAAGCCGTCGCACGCGAGGCCGACCCGTATGCGGTGATGGCGCAGCGGTTGAAGGACACGCCGATCTGGATGTTCCACGGCGCGCTGGATGATGTGGTGAAGCCGGATGATGATCGCCGCTTGAAGGCCGCGTTTGATGCAGCGGGCGCGAAGGATGTGCGATACACGGAGTATCCGCAGGGCAACCACAATGCGTGGGACGCCACGTATGCCGATGCACAGATGTGGGCATGGATGTTGGCGCAACGGCAGTAA
- the mgtE gene encoding magnesium transporter encodes MAEAVRHDKTARQLRLLSDALDSGRLGPVRRLVNTLAPAEIGNLLESLPPGKREVVWGLVDPEDDGEVLVHVGEEVRESLLADMDPDEIIAAVEDLDIDDLADLVEDLPDTVIDEVLKSMDRENRERLEQVLSYPEDTAGRLMNPDVVTVRADVNVDVVLRYLRLRGELPDHTDHLFVVSRRHQYLGRLSLAALVTHEDNTPINRLIDDEQPAIDVGESAEEVARQFSDHDWVSAPVVDDNNILLGRITIDDVVDIIRAQAEHQALGAAGLDEEEDLFSPIKRAVRGRVVWLGINLCTAFLAASVIGQFELTLQKVVALAVLMPIVAGVGGNAAVQVLTLMVRGIALGQVGQSNARILLWKEMRVALINGTLIGTVVGLIAFVWFQSILLSVVITLALIINFCAAALAGVLLPLLLKRMNVDPAVAGTVVVTAVTDVMGFFSFLGLATLILLH; translated from the coding sequence ATGGCCGAAGCCGTACGCCACGACAAGACGGCACGCCAGCTGCGGCTGTTGTCCGATGCATTGGACAGCGGGCGGCTTGGGCCCGTGCGCCGGCTGGTCAATACCCTGGCACCGGCCGAGATCGGCAACCTGCTGGAATCGCTGCCTCCCGGCAAGCGCGAAGTGGTGTGGGGGCTGGTTGACCCGGAAGACGACGGCGAAGTGCTGGTCCACGTCGGCGAGGAAGTGCGCGAAAGCCTGCTGGCCGACATGGACCCGGACGAAATCATCGCCGCGGTCGAAGACCTGGACATCGACGACCTGGCCGACCTGGTCGAGGACTTGCCGGACACCGTCATCGACGAAGTCCTGAAGTCGATGGACCGGGAGAACCGCGAGCGCCTGGAACAGGTGTTGTCCTACCCCGAGGATACCGCCGGCCGTTTGATGAACCCGGACGTGGTGACCGTGCGCGCCGACGTCAATGTGGACGTGGTGCTGCGCTACCTGCGCCTGCGTGGTGAACTGCCCGACCACACCGACCATCTGTTCGTGGTCAGCCGCCGCCATCAGTACCTGGGCCGCCTGTCGCTGGCCGCGCTGGTCACCCACGAGGACAACACCCCGATCAACCGGCTGATCGATGACGAGCAACCGGCCATCGACGTGGGCGAAAGTGCCGAGGAAGTGGCCCGCCAGTTCTCCGACCATGACTGGGTGTCCGCCCCGGTGGTGGACGACAACAACATCCTGCTCGGCCGCATCACCATCGATGACGTGGTGGACATCATCCGTGCGCAGGCCGAGCACCAGGCACTGGGCGCGGCCGGTCTGGACGAAGAAGAGGACCTGTTCTCGCCAATCAAGCGTGCCGTGCGCGGCCGCGTGGTCTGGCTGGGCATCAACCTGTGCACCGCGTTCCTCGCCGCCAGCGTGATCGGCCAGTTCGAACTCACCCTGCAGAAGGTGGTGGCGCTGGCCGTGCTGATGCCGATTGTGGCGGGCGTCGGCGGCAATGCCGCGGTGCAGGTGCTGACCCTGATGGTGCGTGGCATCGCGCTGGGCCAGGTCGGCCAGAGCAATGCACGCATCCTGCTGTGGAAGGAAATGCGGGTGGCGTTGATCAACGGCACCTTGATAGGCACCGTGGTCGGGCTGATCGCCTTCGTCTGGTTCCAGAGCATTCTGCTGTCGGTCGTGATCACGCTCGCGCTGATCATCAATTTCTGTGCGGCGGCGCTGGCTGGCGTGCTGCTGCCGCTGCTGCTCAAGCGCATGAATGTCGATCCGGCCGTGGCCGGCACCGTGGTGGTCACCGCGGTGACCGACGTGATGGGCTTCTTCAGCTTCCTCGGCCTGGCCACCCTCATTCTGCTGCACTGA